The Mangifera indica cultivar Alphonso chromosome 8, CATAS_Mindica_2.1, whole genome shotgun sequence genome has a window encoding:
- the LOC123222778 gene encoding probable L-gulonolactone oxidase 6 — translation MANFPIKTNISRHLFRSKCLFLLVFIVSGTPPEDPIKCSSNNSTCTITNSYGMFPDRSVCKAADVSYPTSEQELISIVSMATIAKRKMKVATRFSHSIPKLVCPDGADGLLISTKYLNKILKIDPEAMTITVESGVTLRQIIEEASKAGLALPYTPYWWGLTIGGLMGTGAHGSSLYGKGSSVHDYAVEIRIVSPGKAEDKYAKVRVLNESHQDFQAAKVSLGVLGVISQVTLKLQPLFKRSITYVVKNDSSLADEAISLGRQHEFADIIWYPSQRKAVYRIDDRVPSNTSGNGLYDFIPFRSTLTAELAIVRTAEETQESTNDANGKCIGAKLVTTTLVDTAFGLTNNGILFTGYPVVGFQNRFQSSGTCLDSLQDALITACPWDPRIKGEFFHQTTFTIGLSVVKNFIEDVQKLVDLEPQSLCGLELYNGILMRYVKASSAFLGKQEDSIDFDVSYYRSKDPMTPRLYEDILEEIEQMAVFKYGGLPHWGKNRNIAFDGAIKKYKNAKKFLKIKEKYDYLGLFSSEWTNQILGLKGEVSIVKDGCALEGLCICSQDSHCAPSNDYLCRPGKIYTDARVCTRVSSKIRGSSASSDEL, via the exons ATGGCAAATTTCCCGATCAAAACCAATATATCTCGGCATCTTTTCCGATCAAAATGTCTTTTCCTTTTAGTCTTTATTGTGAGTGGCACTCCTCCAGAAGACCCCATCAAATGTTCATCGAATAATTCCACCTGCACCATAACAAACTCTTATGGCATGTTCCCCGATCGAAGCGTGTGCAAGGCAGCCGACGTGTCCTACCCTACCTCAGAACAAGAGCTCATTTCTATAGTATCAATGGCAACGattgcaaaaagaaaaatgaaagtgGCAACACGCTTCTCTCACAGCATTCCGAAGCTGGTTTGCCCAGATGGAGCAGACGGGTTGCTCATTAGCACCAAGTATCTGAATAAGATACTGAAAATTGATCCTGAAGCAATGACAATAACTGTGGAAAGTGGGGTGACATTGAGACAGATCATTGAGGAGGCCAGCAAGGCGGGGCTAGCGTTGCCTTATACACCATACTGGTGGGGCTTGACGATTGGCGGGCTAATGGGAACAGGAGCTCACGGAAGTTCATTATATGGTAAGGGGAGTTCAGTCCATGATTATGCTGTTGAAATAAGAATTGTGAGTCCAGGAAAAGCAGAAGATAAATATGCTAAGGTCAGGGTGCTGAATGAGAGTCATCAAGATTTTCAAGCCGCTAAAGTTTCACTAGGTGTTCTTGGAGTTATATCTCAG GTAACTCTGAAGTTGCAACCCCTATTTAAGCGATCCATCACCTACGTGGTGAAGAATGATTCGAGCCTAGCTGATGAAGCGATTAGTTTGGGCAGGCAACATGAGTTCGCAGACATTATTTGGTACCCGAGTCAACGCAAGGCAGTCTATCGAATCGATGACCGTGTTCCCTCTAATACATCAGGCAACGGTTTGTATGATTTCATTCCATTCCGCTCCACCCTTACAGCTGAATTGGCAATAGTCAGAACTGCAG AGGAGACTCAAGAATCAACGAATGATGCTAATGGCAAGTGCATCGGGGCAAAGCTTGTGACTACAACGCTAGTCGACACTGCATTTGGCTTGACAAATAATG GTATCCTCTTTACGGGCTATCCAGTAGTTGGATTTCAGAATCGTTTTCAGTCATCGGGAACCTGCCTTGATAGCCTCCAAGATGCATTAATCACAGCGTGTCCTTGGGACCCTAGAATCAAGGGGGAGTTCTTTCACCAAACCACTTTCACTATTGGGTTGTCTGTCGTCAAAAACTTCATTGAAGATGTACAAAAATTAGTTGATTTGGAGCCCCAATCATTATGTGGTCTAGAGCTTTACAATGGAATTTTGATGCGCTATGTTAAAGCTTCAAGTGCTTTTTTGGGAAAACAAGAGGATTCAATTGATTTCGATGTTTCATATTACCGAAGCAAAGACCCAATGACTCCTAGGCTGTATGAAGATATTCTTGAAGAAATTGAACAAATGGCGGTGTTCAAGTATGGAGGACTGCCCCACTGGGGAAAGAATAGAAACATTGCGTTTGATGGAgcgataaaaaaatataaaaatgcaaaaaaattcttaaagatTAAAGAGAAATACGATTATTTAGGGCTTTTCTCTAGTGAGTGGACAAACCAAATTCTTGGATTGAAAGGTGAGGTGAGTATAGTGAAGGATGGATGTGCACTTGAAGGGTTGTGTATATGCTCACAAGATAGTCACTGTGCTCCTAGTAACGATTATTTATGTCGACCAGGTAAAATTTATACCGATGCAAGAGTTTGTACTCGTGTAAGTTCTAAGATAAGAGGTTCTTCTGCCTCTAGTGATGAATTGTGA